In the Fusobacterium varium genome, one interval contains:
- a CDS encoding 5-dehydro-4-deoxy-D-glucuronate isomerase (4-deoxy-L-threo-5-hexosulose-uronate ketol-isomerase; catalyzes the interconversion of 4-deoxy-L-threo-5-hexosulose uronate to 3-deoxy-D-glycero-2,5-hexodiulosonate), giving the protein MRLDVRYANHPEDSKHYTTEELRKHYLIEKVFIEDEVNLVYSH; this is encoded by the coding sequence ATGAGATTAGATGTAAGATATGCAAATCATCCAGAAGATTCAAAACACTATACAACAGAAGAGTTAAGAAAACATTATTTAATAGAAAAAGTATTTATAGAAGATGAAGTAAACCTAGTTTATTCACATG